In Musa acuminata AAA Group cultivar baxijiao chromosome BXJ3-11, Cavendish_Baxijiao_AAA, whole genome shotgun sequence, one DNA window encodes the following:
- the LOC103971691 gene encoding GATA transcription factor 1-like, which produces MALSEKAMTEPLEEETAAEACFADELLFMDFTSDPYHPPLEAASSSAATAAAGELQLHALLFQELFDPSGDGLPGLPTEGGDGGDEEEEELEWLANKDAFPALETSFEIPAPSRSGGGGGSGIKAGAAMCAVGERPSPVSVLAAAASFSAPVRPRSKTRRRGRRVPTCFPPKPAAMAGAKRVCTLERRRCRHCQAEETPQWRAGPEGPKTLCNACGVRFKSGRLVPEYRPASSPTFSAAIHSNSHRRIVEMRRQKAVCERRSTTAPRRPSLLLR; this is translated from the exons ATGGCGCTCTCAGAGAAGGCGATGACCGAGCCATTGGAGGAGGAGACCGCAGCGGAGGCGTGCTTCGCCGACGAACTCCTGTTTATGGACTTCACATCCGACCCTTACCATCCGCCACTTGAGGCGGCGTCATCCTCGGCCGCCACAGCTGCCGCAGGGGAGTTGCAGCTCCACGCCCTCCTCTTCCAGGAATTATTCGACCCGTCCGGAGATGGCCTTCCG GGGCTGCCGACGGAGGGAGGAGATGgaggagacgaggaggaagaggagctcGAGTGGCTCGCGAACAAGGACGCGTTTCCGGCGCTGGAGACGTCGTTCGAGATTCCCGCCCCCTcccgcagcggcggcggcggagggagcGGAATCAAGGCCGGGGCCGCAATGTGCGCGGTGGGGGAGCGGCCGAGCCCTGTTTCGGTCCTGGCGGCCGCGGCTTCGTTCTCCGCGCCGGTGCGTCCGAGGAGCAAAACACGGAGGCGGGGACGGAGGGTTCCAACCTGCTTCCCCCCGAAGCCAGCCGCCATGGCCGGAGCGAAGAGGGTGTGCACCCTAGAGCGGCGGCGGTGCAGGCACTGCCAGGCGGAGGAGACGCCGCAGTGGCGGGCGGGGCCGGAGGGGCCGAAGACGCTCTGCAACGCGTGCGGCGTGAGGTTTAAATCCGGTCGTCTGGTCCCAGAGTACCGGCCGGCGAGCAGCCCCACCTTTTCCGCCGCCATCCACTCCAACTCCCACCGCCGCATCGTGGAGATGCGCCGTCAGAAGGCTGTCTGCGAGCGGCGGAGCACCACGGCGCCGCGCCGTCCCTCGTTACTCCTCCGTTGA